Proteins from a single region of Gemmatirosa kalamazoonensis:
- a CDS encoding ketopantoate reductase family protein, with protein MPDDPWPRVGVLGAGAVGCYYGGMLARAGAPVVLVGRPAHVDVIAAEGLMLERGGVPERVRVAAATDDVAVLGACDVVLVCVKTSDTEDAARALARHLRDGAVVLSLQNGVDNVDRMRAAAGIAALPVVVYVAAAMTGPGRVRHTGRGDLVIGESPRARDLAALFARADVPCRVSDNVIGELWAKLAMNCAYNAISALTRARYARITAYEGTRAVMRAAVTELVAVAQADGVRLPDVDLVDAALRLADGMPDATSSTAQDVARGKRTEIDALNGHVAARGAALGVPTPVNATLHALVKLLEEGAA; from the coding sequence ATGCCTGACGACCCGTGGCCGCGCGTCGGCGTGCTCGGCGCCGGCGCGGTGGGGTGCTACTACGGCGGCATGCTCGCGCGCGCGGGCGCGCCCGTGGTGCTCGTCGGCCGTCCGGCGCACGTCGACGTCATCGCCGCCGAGGGGCTGATGCTGGAGCGCGGCGGCGTGCCGGAGCGCGTGCGCGTCGCCGCGGCGACCGACGACGTCGCGGTGCTCGGCGCGTGCGACGTGGTGCTGGTGTGCGTGAAGACGAGCGACACCGAGGACGCGGCGCGCGCGCTCGCCCGGCACCTCCGCGACGGCGCGGTCGTGCTCAGTCTGCAGAACGGCGTGGACAACGTGGACCGCATGCGCGCCGCTGCGGGGATCGCGGCGCTGCCGGTGGTCGTGTACGTCGCCGCCGCGATGACGGGGCCGGGACGCGTTCGCCACACCGGCCGCGGCGATCTCGTGATCGGCGAGTCGCCACGCGCGCGCGACCTCGCGGCGCTGTTCGCGCGCGCCGACGTGCCGTGCCGCGTGTCGGACAACGTGATCGGCGAGCTGTGGGCGAAGCTGGCGATGAACTGCGCGTACAACGCGATCTCGGCGCTGACCCGTGCCCGCTACGCGCGCATCACGGCGTACGAGGGGACGCGCGCGGTGATGCGCGCGGCGGTGACCGAGCTCGTCGCGGTCGCGCAGGCGGACGGCGTGCGGCTCCCCGACGTCGACCTGGTGGATGCTGCGCTGCGCCTCGCCGACGGCATGCCCGACGCGACGTCGTCGACGGCGCAGGACGTGGCGCGCGGGAAGCGCACCGAGATCGACGCGCTCAACGGCCACGTCGCGGCGCGTGGCGCGGCGTTAGGCGTGCCGACGCCGGTGAACGCGACGCTGCACGCGCTGGTGAAGCTGCTCGAGGAGGGGGCGGCTTGA
- a CDS encoding serine hydrolase domain-containing protein: protein MHRLSRLTALLVVLPGALGAQHADPLPARVDSIATRVLAATGVPSASVAVVRHDSIVYAQAYGLARLDPRTPATPAMRYGIGSISKQFTAAAVLLLQEEGKLRLDDPVERWVPGLTRGRDVTIRQLLSHTSGYQDFWPQDYVPPEMQRPVSADAILARWAKRPLDFEPGTRWQYSNTNFVIAALAVEKASGVPFWQFVKTRLLDPLGIAAVDFDTRGPSAVEPQGYLRYGLGPLRPAIPTGAGWMWGAGELAMTARDLAAWDRSVIEQRLLRPESYRELERDVLLASGVSSGYGLGVDVGTTAGHRAISHGGEVAGFVAQNIVFPDDSAAVVVLTNQDATSAAGTIAQGVASLLFTTEDALTQGRAERARAIFAGLQKGTIDRSLFTPDANAYFSAQALADFAAGLAPLGTPTAFVQTGQSLRGGMTLRSYRATFPGRVLRVWTFETPDGKLEQYQIAPVG, encoded by the coding sequence ATGCACAGACTCTCCCGCCTAACGGCTCTCCTCGTCGTGCTGCCGGGTGCGCTCGGCGCGCAGCACGCGGACCCGCTCCCGGCGCGCGTCGACTCCATCGCGACGCGCGTGCTCGCGGCGACGGGCGTGCCCAGTGCCTCGGTCGCCGTGGTGCGGCACGACAGCATCGTGTACGCGCAGGCGTACGGGCTCGCGCGGCTCGACCCGCGGACGCCCGCCACGCCGGCGATGCGCTACGGGATCGGGTCGATCAGCAAGCAGTTCACGGCCGCCGCCGTGCTGCTGCTGCAGGAGGAGGGGAAGCTCCGGCTCGACGACCCGGTGGAGCGGTGGGTGCCCGGGCTCACGCGCGGCCGCGACGTGACGATCCGCCAGCTCCTGTCGCACACGTCGGGCTATCAGGACTTCTGGCCGCAGGACTACGTGCCGCCGGAGATGCAGCGGCCGGTCTCGGCCGACGCGATCCTTGCGCGGTGGGCGAAGCGCCCGCTCGACTTCGAGCCGGGGACGCGGTGGCAGTACAGCAACACGAACTTCGTGATCGCCGCGCTCGCGGTGGAGAAGGCGAGCGGCGTCCCGTTCTGGCAGTTCGTGAAGACGCGCCTTCTCGATCCGTTAGGCATCGCCGCCGTGGACTTCGACACGCGCGGCCCGTCGGCGGTCGAGCCGCAGGGGTATCTCCGGTACGGGCTCGGCCCGCTGCGTCCCGCGATCCCGACGGGCGCGGGCTGGATGTGGGGCGCCGGCGAGCTGGCGATGACGGCGCGCGACCTCGCGGCGTGGGACCGCTCGGTGATCGAGCAGCGGCTGCTGCGCCCCGAGTCGTACCGGGAGCTCGAGCGCGACGTGCTGCTCGCGAGCGGCGTGAGCTCGGGCTACGGCCTCGGCGTCGACGTCGGCACGACCGCGGGACACCGCGCGATCTCGCACGGCGGCGAGGTCGCGGGGTTCGTCGCGCAGAACATCGTCTTCCCCGACGACAGCGCGGCGGTGGTCGTGCTCACGAACCAGGACGCGACGTCGGCCGCCGGCACGATCGCGCAGGGCGTGGCGTCGCTCCTGTTCACGACCGAGGACGCGCTGACGCAGGGGCGCGCCGAGCGGGCACGGGCGATCTTCGCCGGACTGCAGAAGGGGACGATCGACCGCTCGCTGTTCACGCCGGACGCGAACGCGTACTTCAGCGCCCAGGCGCTGGCCGACTTCGCGGCCGGGCTCGCGCCGTTAGGCACGCCGACGGCGTTCGTGCAGACCGGACAGTCGCTGCGCGGCGGCATGACGCTGCGCTCGTACCGCGCGACGTTCCCGGGCCGCGTGCTCCGCGTGTGGACGTTCGAGACGCCGGACGGGAAGCTCGAGCAGTACCAGATCGCGCCGGTCGGGTGA
- a CDS encoding cupin domain-containing protein: MTERTDLAAAIEGVHGIAVLRASETTRGWNGIRYKTGLSAKNVNASRLSMNVATIPPGGVAYAHIHVDFEVMLYILQGRVRHEYGPSLEHAVENSAGDFIFIEPGVPHEVLNLSDTEPVVAVVARSDASEWEHIVDFPSARRPAR; the protein is encoded by the coding sequence ATGACGGAACGGACGGATCTGGCCGCGGCGATCGAGGGCGTGCACGGCATCGCCGTGCTGCGCGCGAGCGAGACGACGCGCGGGTGGAACGGCATCCGGTACAAGACCGGGCTGTCGGCGAAGAACGTGAACGCGTCGCGGCTCTCGATGAACGTGGCGACGATCCCGCCGGGCGGCGTGGCGTACGCGCACATCCACGTGGACTTCGAGGTGATGCTCTACATCCTGCAGGGACGCGTGCGGCACGAGTACGGCCCGTCGCTCGAGCACGCGGTGGAGAACTCGGCCGGCGACTTCATCTTCATCGAGCCGGGTGTGCCGCACGAGGTGCTGAACCTCAGCGACACGGAGCCGGTGGTGGCCGTGGTCGCGCGCTCCGACGCGAGCGAGTGGGAGCACATCGTCGACTTCCCGAGCGCGCGGCGTCCCGCGCGGTGA